Genomic segment of Rhodococcus rhodochrous:
TCCCATCGAGCACTCCTCCGCGTGTCGTTCCGAACCGTACTTCCACGATACGGACGCGCGGAAACACCGACGAGGAACCGCTGCCGGCGGCACGGGGCCGTTCGGATGGAACGCCCCCGTGCGCGCAGCTCAGTTCGCCGAGTCGGCGACGCGGCTGTTCGGCAACTTCCAGCCCGGCCGCGGGAAGTGGCAGGTGTACCCGTTCGGGTACCGCTGGAGATAGTCCTGATGCTCGGGCTCGGCCTCCCAGAAGGTGCTCGCGGGAGTCACCTCGGTGACCACCTTGCCGGGCCACAGGCCGGACGCCTCGACGTCGGCGATGGTGTCCACCGCGACCTGCTTCTGCTCTTCGTCGAGGTAGAAGATCGCAGAACGGTAGGACGCCCCGATGTCGTTGCCCTGCCGGTTCAGGGTGGTCGGATCGTGGATCTGGAAGAAGAACTCGAGCAGCGCCCGGTAGTCGGTGCGTGCGGGGTCGTAGACGATCTCGACGGACTCCGCGTGCCCCGGATGGTTGCGGTAGGTGGGGTGATCGTTCTGCCCACCGGTGTAGCCGACCCGCGTCGACACCACCCCGGGCTGCCTCCGGATGAGCTCCTCCATGCCCCAGAAGCATCCACCTGCCAGAATCGCCTTGCGTGTATCGGTCATTACGCCTCCTCGGCAGGTGGAACCGATACGACGGTCGCGACATTCCCGGCCCGCACCCCGTTGGTGGTCAGAGCACGAACACGGCCGCCCGCTCGGCGAGGTCGAGGACGGGTTGCGGCAGGATGCCGAGCAGCACCGTCGCCACCGCCGCGAATGCGATGGCCGCGCTCGTCGCCACGGTCGAGGTCGCGAGCCGCGGGGCGTCGTCGGTCGGGTCGGTGAAGAACATCAGCACGATCACCCGCACATAGAAGTACGCGGCGACCGCGCTGACCAGCACACCGATGATCACGAGCGGAGCCGCACCGCCCTCGATCGCGGCGCCGAAGACTGCGAATTTCGCGATGAATCCGCTGGTGAGCGGAATGCCGGCGAGCGACAGCAGGAACAGCGCGAACGCCCCGCCGAGCAGCGGGGAGCGCCGCCCGACACCGGCCCACCGCGACAACTCCCATGCCTCGCCGTCCGGGTCGCGGACGAGCGTCACCACGGCGAACACCCCGACCGTCCCGATGCCGTAGACGAGCAGGTAGAACAGCGTCGACGACACCCCGGACACGGTTCCGGCGACGACACCGGTGAGCACGAATCCGGTGTGGCTGATCGCCGAGTACGCGAGCATGCGCTTGATGTCGTTCTGTGTCACCGCCAGGACCGCGCCGACGACCATCGTCGCGATCGCGACGGCCCACAGGATCGGACGCCACTGGTCGGCGGCGCCGGGAACCGCGACATAGAGCACACGCAGCAGCGCACCGAACGCGGCGATCTTGGTCGCGGCGGCCATGAACGCCGTGACGGGGGTCGGTGCCCCCTGGTAGACGTCCGGTGTCCACGAATGGAACGGCACCGCCCCGATCTTGAAGAGCAACCCGACGGCCAGCAGACCCACCCCGACGAGCGCGGTGGTCTCGTTGCCCGCACCGGCGTCGATCGCCAGGGCGATCCCACCGAGGTGGACGGTCCCGGCGTAGCCGTAGAGCATCGCCACCCCGTACAGGAAGAACGCCGACGAGAACGCGCCCAGCAGGAAGTACTTCAGTGCCGCTTCCTGGGAGAGCAACCGGCGGCGCCGCGCCAGTCCGCACAGCAGGTACAGCGGCAGCGACAGCACTTCGAGTGCGATGAACATCGTCAGCAGGTCGTTCGAGGCCGGGAACACGAGCATCCCGCCCACCGCGAACAGCAGGAGCGGGAAGACCTCCGTGCGCGCGCCGCCCGCCGCGAGTGCCTGCCGCTCTGCCGCGGTACCCGGGATCGCCGACGCCTGGGGCGCGAACGCATCGAGATGCGCACCGACCGCGGCGTGCGGAACCGAGTGCGTACGAACCTGTTCGATACTCCGTTCCGCGACGAGCGCGACCGACAGCAACGCCACGATCAGGACCGATCCCTGCAGGAACAGTGCCGGTCCGTCGATCACGACCGCCCCCGACAGGGTGGTCGCGCGGGTTCCCGCGAGCATCATCACCGCGACGAACGCCGCGACCAGCGCGACCGTCGTCAGGACCACGTGGGCGAGATAACGTGCCGAGGCCGGCACGAAGGATTCGATCAGTACACCGACGACGGCTGCGGCGAACACGATGAGGATCGGTGCGATCAGTCCGTAGTCGATCGCCGGGGCGGGAAGTGATGCGGCAAGAACGACGATGCCCTCGGAGGGGTTCATTCGGCTTCACCTTCCTCGGAACCACGGGCGGGTACACCACTCTCGGCGACGGGCCGCTCGGCGGGCACCACCGGTTCGGGCCGGGAGATGTCGATCGAGACGAGCGTGTCGTCGACCGCGGGGGTGATGACGTCGAGCGCGGGTTTGGGATAGATCCCCAGAACGAGCAGCAGCGCGATCAGCGGCGCGACCACCGCGATCTCACGCGGCACGAGATCGGAGAGCCTGCGCGTGGGTTCGGAGCCGTCGTCACCGTCGTCCCCGCCGGGCAGGCGCACGGGTCCGCCCATCATGCGCTGGTAGAGCCACAGCACGTAGAGCGCGGACAGCACGAGCGCGAGTGTCGCGATCACCGCGGCCACCTGATAGCGCGGATAGGTGCCGACGAAGACCAGGAACTCGCTGACGAACGGTGCGAGTCCGGGCAGGGACAGGGTCGCCAGTCCCGCGACGAGGAAGGTTCCGGCGAGGACCGGGGCGACCTTCTGCACCCCGCCGTAGGCCGCGATGGTGCGGTCGCCACGTCGCGAGACGAGGAAACCGGCGATGAGGAACAGTGCGGCCGTGGAGATCCCGTGGTTGACCATGTACAGGGTCGAGCCGGCCTGCCCCTGTGCGGTCAGCGCGAAGATGCCGAGGACAATGAACCCGAAGTGCGAGATGGAGGTGTAGGCGATCAGGCGCATCACGTCGGTCTGGCCGATCGCGAGCACGGCACCGTAGACGATGCCGATGACGGCGAGGGTCACCACGACCGGCGCGAAGGTCACCGAGGCGTCGGGGAACAACTGAAGGCAGTAGCGCAACATGCCGAAGGTTCCGACCTTGTCGACCACGGCCATCATGAGCACCGCCGCGACCGGCGTGGTCCGCACCGCCGCGTCGGGCAGCCAGCCGTGCAGCGGCCACAGCGGGGCCTTCACCGCGAAGGCGACGAGGAAACCGAAGCACAGTGCGCCGAGCACGGCAGGGGTCGCGTCGAGATCGCCGGCGACGGCGGCGGCGGTGACGGTCCGGACGTCGAAGGTGCCCACTCCCGCGCTCTCCCCAAGCCCGGACCGGGCGGTGACCACGTACAGGCCGATCAACGCGGCGAGCATCACCAGTCCACCGAGCAGGTTGTACAGCAGGAACTTCACGGCGGCACGTGCCCGGTCGGCGCGCGGTGTCCCCGGGGAACCGAACCCGCCGATGAGGAAATACATCGGGACGAGCATCGCCTCGAAGAAGACGTAGAACAGCAGGATGTCGAGGGCGGTGAACGACACGAGCACCATCGACTCGACGAGCAGGATCAGCGCCACGTAGGTGTGCGCCGAACGCGGGCGGGCCGCGTCGCCCTCCTCGTCAGCGGCCCGATGATCGTGCCACCCGGCAGCCAGGAGCAACGGCACGAGCGCGGCGGTCAACAGGACCAGTACCAGGGCGATGCCGTCGACGCCGAGCCGATAGCCGGCGCCGAAGGAGGGGATCCAGTCGTGCGATTCGACGAACTGGAAACGCTCTCCCCCGCGGTCGAATCCGACGGCGACGATGACCGCGACCACCAGAACGGCGATCGACACCGCGAGGGCGATCGACCTGACGGCCGGACCCCGGCGAGCGGGTAGAGCCGCGATCACGGCGGCGCCGAGCAGCGGGAGCACCCACAGGATCGTCAACCAGGGAACGGTGGTCACCAGTACACCCCCATCACAACGTCACCAGGACGAGCGCGCCGACCACGACGGTCGCGCCGGCGAACATGTACAACGCGTACGAGCGGACGAAGCCGGTCTGCAGGCGGCGCAGTCCGCGCGAGAGCGCACCGATCCCGGTGGCGGCGCCGGTGACGGAGCCGTCGATGCCGGTGGACTCCACGGCATCGAGGGCGCGCACCAGACCCTGACCGGGACGCATGAACACCGCTTCGTTCACGGCGTCGCCGTAGAGGTCGCGGCGTGCGGCGACGGTCAGCGCCGACACCGCCTCGGGCGCCGTCTCCGGGACCGGTTCGCGGGCGTACTGCCGGTAGGCGACGGCGACACCGGCGAGCACGACCGCCAGAGTGACGGTGGTGACGAGCCAGACGGGCAGGCCACCTTCGTGATGGTCGTAGCCGACGACGGGTTCGAGCCAGTGCTGCAACGCGCCACCGAGCACCAGCAACCCGCCGGCGCCGACCGAGCCGACGGCGAGTGCGATCATCGGCCAGGTCATCGAGGCCGGCGACTCGTGCGGGGCGGCGTCGGGCGCCCAGCGCCGGTCGCCGAAGAAGGTCAGGATCATCACGCGGGTCATGTAGAAGGCGGTCAGCCCCGCACCGAGCAGCGCGACGACACCGAGCACGATGCCTTCGACACCGCCGGCGGCGAACGCCACCTCGATGATCTTGTCCTTGGAGAAGAACCCGGCGAACGGCGGGATCCCGATGATCGCGAGATACCCCAGCCCGAAGGTGGCGAAGGTGATCGGCATGACCGCGCGCAACCCGCCGAAGCGGCGCATGTCGGTCTCGTCGTTCATCGCGTGCATCACCGAGCCGGCACCGAGGAACAACCCGGCCTTGAAGAAGCCGTGGGTGAGCAGGTGCAGGATCGCGAAGGCGTACCCGGCGGGACCGAGACCGGCGGCGAGCACCATGTAGCCGATCTGGCTCATCGTCGATGCCGCGAGCGCCTTCTTGATGTCGTCCTTGGCGCAGCCGATGATCGCGCCGAAGAGCAGCGTCGCTGCGCCGACGATCACCACCGCGAGTCGCGCGGCCGGTGCGGCGTCGAAGATCGCGTTCGCGCGGACCACGAGGTAGACACCGGCGGTGACCATGGTCGCGGCGTGGA
This window contains:
- the nuoL gene encoding NADH-quinone oxidoreductase subunit L; translated protein: MTSFLNSALWTIPALPLAGAFVLLLLGRRSDGWGHLLGCATAVASFVGGVVMFVGLLGLDASERLAQQTVFTWVPVGELQVDLGLGLDALSICFVLLITGVGSLIHLYSIGYMAHDPERRKFFAYLNLFLAAMLVLVLADNFLVLYLGWEGVGLASYLLIGFWQYKPTAATAAKKAFVVNRVGDMGLLVALMIMFATFGSLDYDTVFAAVPAASEGTVTAIGLCLLLAACAKSAQLPLQSWLGDAMEGPTPVSALIHAATMVTAGVYLVVRANAIFDAAPAARLAVVIVGAATLLFGAIIGCAKDDIKKALAASTMSQIGYMVLAAGLGPAGYAFAILHLLTHGFFKAGLFLGAGSVMHAMNDETDMRRFGGLRAVMPITFATFGLGYLAIIGIPPFAGFFSKDKIIEVAFAAGGVEGIVLGVVALLGAGLTAFYMTRVMILTFFGDRRWAPDAAPHESPASMTWPMIALAVGSVGAGGLLVLGGALQHWLEPVVGYDHHEGGLPVWLVTTVTLAVVLAGVAVAYRQYAREPVPETAPEAVSALTVAARRDLYGDAVNEAVFMRPGQGLVRALDAVESTGIDGSVTGAATGIGALSRGLRRLQTGFVRSYALYMFAGATVVVGALVLVTL
- the msrA gene encoding peptide-methionine (S)-S-oxide reductase MsrA — its product is MTDTRKAILAGGCFWGMEELIRRQPGVVSTRVGYTGGQNDHPTYRNHPGHAESVEIVYDPARTDYRALLEFFFQIHDPTTLNRQGNDIGASYRSAIFYLDEEQKQVAVDTIADVEASGLWPGKVVTEVTPASTFWEAEPEHQDYLQRYPNGYTCHFPRPGWKLPNSRVADSAN
- a CDS encoding NADH-quinone oxidoreductase subunit M is translated as MTTVPWLTILWVLPLLGAAVIAALPARRGPAVRSIALAVSIAVLVVAVIVAVGFDRGGERFQFVESHDWIPSFGAGYRLGVDGIALVLVLLTAALVPLLLAAGWHDHRAADEEGDAARPRSAHTYVALILLVESMVLVSFTALDILLFYVFFEAMLVPMYFLIGGFGSPGTPRADRARAAVKFLLYNLLGGLVMLAALIGLYVVTARSGLGESAGVGTFDVRTVTAAAVAGDLDATPAVLGALCFGFLVAFAVKAPLWPLHGWLPDAAVRTTPVAAVLMMAVVDKVGTFGMLRYCLQLFPDASVTFAPVVVTLAVIGIVYGAVLAIGQTDVMRLIAYTSISHFGFIVLGIFALTAQGQAGSTLYMVNHGISTAALFLIAGFLVSRRGDRTIAAYGGVQKVAPVLAGTFLVAGLATLSLPGLAPFVSEFLVFVGTYPRYQVAAVIATLALVLSALYVLWLYQRMMGGPVRLPGGDDGDDGSEPTRRLSDLVPREIAVVAPLIALLLVLGIYPKPALDVITPAVDDTLVSIDISRPEPVVPAERPVAESGVPARGSEEGEAE
- the nuoN gene encoding NADH-quinone oxidoreductase subunit NuoN, producing MNPSEGIVVLAASLPAPAIDYGLIAPILIVFAAAVVGVLIESFVPASARYLAHVVLTTVALVAAFVAVMMLAGTRATTLSGAVVIDGPALFLQGSVLIVALLSVALVAERSIEQVRTHSVPHAAVGAHLDAFAPQASAIPGTAAERQALAAGGARTEVFPLLLFAVGGMLVFPASNDLLTMFIALEVLSLPLYLLCGLARRRRLLSQEAALKYFLLGAFSSAFFLYGVAMLYGYAGTVHLGGIALAIDAGAGNETTALVGVGLLAVGLLFKIGAVPFHSWTPDVYQGAPTPVTAFMAAATKIAAFGALLRVLYVAVPGAADQWRPILWAVAIATMVVGAVLAVTQNDIKRMLAYSAISHTGFVLTGVVAGTVSGVSSTLFYLLVYGIGTVGVFAVVTLVRDPDGEAWELSRWAGVGRRSPLLGGAFALFLLSLAGIPLTSGFIAKFAVFGAAIEGGAAPLVIIGVLVSAVAAYFYVRVIVLMFFTDPTDDAPRLATSTVATSAAIAFAAVATVLLGILPQPVLDLAERAAVFVL